Proteins from a single region of Streptomyces spectabilis:
- a CDS encoding acetoacetate--CoA ligase, giving the protein MSTANPSPLWQPDQERIAGAQITRFQAWAAEHHGAPATGGYAALHRWSVDELDSFWKAVTDWFDVRFSTPYARVLGDRSMPGAEWFPGATLNYAEHALRASEDPTRADAPALLYVDETHDPTPVTWSELRRQVGSLAAELRALGVRPGDRVSGYLPNIPQAVVALLATAAVGAVWTSCAPDFGARSVLDRFQQVEPVVLFTVDGYRYGGKEHDRRDTVAELRRELPTLRAVVHIPLLGTEAPEGTLEWSALTAADTAPVFEPVPFDHPLWVLYSSGTTGLPKAIVQSQGGILVEHLKQIGLHCDLGPDDRFFWYTSTGWMMWNFLVSGLLTGTTIVLYDGSPGHPDTGAQWRVAERTGATLFGTSAAYVMACRKADVHPARDFDLSRVQCVATTGSPLPPDGFRWLHDAFAEVTGPVWIASVSGGTDVCSCFAGAVPTLPVHIGELQAPCLGTDLQAWDPQGKPLVDEVGELVVTNPMPSMPIHFWNDPDGSRYHDSYFDTYPGVWRHGDWITLTARGSVVIHGRSDSTLNRQGVRMGSADIYEAVERLPEIRESLVIGVELPDGGYWMPLFIHLAPGAALDDDLRARIKATIREQLSPRHVPDEVIEVPAIPHTLTGKRIEVPVKRLLQGTPLDKAVNPGSVDNIELLRFYEQLARDRA; this is encoded by the coding sequence ATGTCCACTGCGAACCCCTCGCCGCTCTGGCAGCCGGACCAGGAGCGGATCGCCGGTGCCCAGATCACGCGCTTCCAGGCCTGGGCGGCCGAACACCACGGAGCTCCCGCCACCGGCGGCTACGCGGCCCTGCACCGCTGGTCCGTGGACGAACTCGACAGCTTCTGGAAGGCCGTCACCGACTGGTTCGACGTGCGCTTCAGCACTCCCTACGCGCGCGTGCTCGGCGATCGCTCCATGCCCGGCGCCGAGTGGTTCCCCGGCGCCACCCTGAACTACGCCGAGCACGCCCTGCGCGCCAGTGAGGACCCCACGCGCGCGGACGCCCCCGCGCTCCTGTACGTCGACGAGACCCACGACCCGACCCCCGTCACCTGGTCCGAGCTGCGCCGCCAGGTGGGCTCCCTGGCCGCCGAGCTGCGCGCCCTCGGCGTACGCCCCGGAGACCGCGTCAGCGGCTACCTGCCGAACATCCCGCAGGCCGTCGTCGCGCTCCTCGCCACCGCGGCCGTCGGAGCCGTCTGGACCTCCTGCGCGCCCGACTTCGGCGCCCGCAGCGTCCTCGACCGCTTCCAGCAGGTCGAACCGGTGGTCCTCTTCACGGTCGACGGCTATCGCTACGGCGGCAAGGAGCACGACCGCCGCGACACCGTCGCCGAGCTGCGCCGCGAACTGCCCACCCTGCGCGCGGTCGTTCACATTCCGCTCCTCGGCACCGAGGCCCCCGAAGGCACCCTGGAGTGGTCCGCGCTCACCGCGGCGGACACGGCCCCCGTCTTCGAGCCCGTCCCCTTCGACCACCCCCTGTGGGTGCTCTACTCGTCCGGCACCACAGGCCTGCCCAAGGCCATCGTCCAGTCCCAGGGCGGCATCCTCGTTGAGCACCTCAAGCAGATCGGCCTGCACTGCGACCTCGGGCCCGACGACCGCTTCTTCTGGTACACCTCGACCGGCTGGATGATGTGGAACTTCCTCGTCTCCGGCCTGCTCACGGGCACGACGATCGTCCTCTACGACGGCAGCCCCGGCCACCCGGACACCGGCGCCCAATGGCGCGTCGCCGAGCGCACCGGAGCCACGCTCTTCGGCACATCGGCTGCGTACGTCATGGCCTGCCGCAAGGCGGACGTGCACCCCGCGCGCGACTTCGACCTCTCGCGCGTGCAGTGCGTCGCCACCACCGGCTCACCGCTGCCGCCCGACGGCTTCCGGTGGCTGCACGACGCCTTCGCCGAGGTGACGGGGCCCGTGTGGATCGCCTCCGTCAGCGGCGGCACCGACGTGTGCTCCTGCTTCGCCGGAGCCGTGCCCACGCTGCCCGTGCACATCGGCGAGCTCCAGGCCCCCTGCCTCGGCACCGACCTCCAGGCCTGGGACCCCCAGGGCAAGCCCCTCGTGGACGAGGTCGGCGAACTCGTCGTCACCAACCCCATGCCGTCGATGCCCATCCACTTCTGGAACGACCCGGACGGCAGCCGCTACCACGACAGCTACTTCGACACCTACCCCGGTGTCTGGCGCCACGGAGACTGGATCACCCTCACCGCGCGCGGCTCCGTCGTCATCCACGGCCGCTCCGACTCCACGCTCAACCGCCAGGGCGTCCGCATGGGCTCGGCCGACATCTACGAAGCCGTCGAACGCCTCCCGGAGATCCGCGAGTCCCTCGTGATCGGCGTCGAACTGCCCGACGGCGGGTATTGGATGCCGCTCTTCATCCACCTCGCCCCCGGCGCCGCGCTCGACGACGACCTGCGCGCCCGCATCAAGGCGACCATCCGCGAACAGCTCTCTCCGCGGCACGTCCCCGACGAGGTCATCGAAGTCCCCGCCATCCCGCACACCCTCACCGGCAAGCGCATCGAAGTCCCGGTCAAACGCCTCCTGCAGGGCACCCCGCTCGACAAGGCCGTCAACCCCGGCTCCGTCGACAACATCGAGCTTCTCCGCTTCTACGAGCAGCTGGCCCGCGACCGCGCCTGA